The sequence below is a genomic window from Croceicoccus marinus.
CGGTGGATAATTATCCGCCCTGCTTGGCCAGCAGTTTCAGCCGCAACGCATTGAGGTGGATGAAGCCTGCCGCATCCTTCTGGTCGTATGCGCCGGCATCGTCCTCAAACGTCACATGCTTTTCGGAATAGAGGCTCAGGGGGCTCTTGCGGCCCACCAGATGCACGCCGCCCTTGTAGAGCTTCAGTCGCACGGTGCCGGTCACCTTCTGCTGCGACAGGTCGATGGCGGCCTGCAACATCTCGCGCTCGGGCGCGAACCAGAAGCCGTTGTAGATCAGCTCCGCATATTTCGGCATCAGCTCATCCTTCAGATGGGCTGCGCCGCGGTCCAGCGTGATCTGCTCGATCCCGCGGTGGGCGGCGGCATAGATCGTGCCGCCCGGCGTTTCGTACATGCCGCGCGACTTCATGCCGACGAAACGATTTTCGACCAGGTCCAGCCGCCCGATGCCATGCTTGCGGCCCAGCTCGTTGAGCGCTGTCAGCAGCGTCGCCGGGCTCATCGCCTCGCCGTTCAAGGATACGCCGTCTCCCTTCTCGAACCCGATCTCGACATATTCGGGCTTGTCAGGCGCGTCCTCCGGATCGACAGTGCGCGAATAGACATAGTCGGGCGTTTCTTCCCACGGATCTTCCAGCACCTTGCCCTCGGACGAGGTGTGGAGGAGGTTCGCATCGACCGAGAACGGGCTTTCGCCGCGCTTGTCCTTGGGTACGGGGATCTGGTGCGATTCGGCCCATGCGATCAGCGCGGTGCGGCTGGTCAGGTCCCATTCGCGCCACGGCGCGATCACACGGATATCGGGGTCGAGCGCATAGGCCGACAATTCAAACCGCACCTGGTCGTTGCCCTTGCCGGTCGCACCATGCGCGATGGCATCGGCGCCGGTTTCGCGCGCGATCTCGATCAGGCGCTTGGAAATCAGCGGGCGCGCGATCGACGTGCCCAGCAGATAGTCGCCTTCATAACGGGCATTGGCGCGCATCATCGGGAAGACGAAATCGCGCACGAATTCCTCGCGCAGATCATCGATATAGATGTTCTCGTCCGGCAGGCCCATCAGCTTGGCCTTGTGCCGCGCGGGCTCCAGCTCTTCGCCCTGGCCCAGGTCGGCGGTGAAGGTCACCACCTCGCAGTCATAGGTCACCTGCAGCCATTTCAGGATCACGGAGGTGTCGAGACCGCCCGAATAGGCGAGGACGACCTTCTTGATGTCGGACTTGTCGGTCATGGCTGCATGGCTTTCTGATCAGGATGCGTAGGCGGCTGCGGCGCGAACGCGCGTCGCAGCGCGCCACTAGGACAGAGCGAAACGGCGGGCAAGGGGCACGCGGCCCCCTTCAGGCGGAAGAAAGTGCCGTCTTGCGGACCGGTGCGTTCTCGTCCGCCATGATCGACCGCTCCGCCTCGGCCATATAGTCGCGGTGCATCGGCAGTGCATGGCGGCTGCGGACATACTGGATCTGGAAATTGCACATGCCGCCGCTTTCGAACGCGGCGGTCGCGCCCGACAGGTAGAACGTCCACATGCGGAAGAACCGCTCGTCGTACATGGCGACGATCTCGTCCCTGTGGTCCAGGCAGCGCCTGTACCATTCGCGCAATGTCAACGCGTAATGCAGGCGCAAAGTCTCGACGTCCGACGCGATCAACCGCACCTTCTCGCTCGCCGCGACGGTTTCTGACAGGGCGGGGATATAGCCGCCGGGGAAGATATACTTGCGGGTGAACGCATCGGTCGTGCCGGGCTTGCCCATGCGGCCGATGGTGTGGATCAGCGCGACGCCGTCTTCCTTCATCAGCCGTGCGCAGCATCGGAAATAGGTTTCGAACTGCGGCTGTCCGACATGCTCGAACATACCGACCGACACGATGCGGTCGAATGTCGCGCCTTCCGCCGCCAGGTCGCGGTAGTCGACCAGCCGGAACGTCACGCGGTCGGCGACCCCGGCGGCCTCGGCGCGCTGGCGGGCGAGGGCCAGCTGCTCCTCGCTCAGCGTGATGCCCAGAACCTTCACGTCGGCATGGCGCGCAAGGAAGATCGCCATGCCGCCCCAGCCGCAGCCGATGTCCAGCACCTGCTGTCCCGGCTTCAGGTCCAGCTTGGCGGCGATATGGGCCAGCTTCTCGGTCTGCGCTTCCTCCAGCGTCATGCCCTCGCGCGGCCAGTACGCGCAGCTGTACTGCATGTGCGGCGCATCCAGCATCAGCCGATAGAGGTCGTTCCCGATGTCGTAATGATGCGCGACATTGGCCTTGGAACTGGTCGCCTTGTTGAACTGGGTGGCGATGAATTTCAGCCGGTCGGCCATGCGCCGGCGAAAGCGGGGAGGGGAGATGCGCTGCCCCGCGTCCCAATGGTTGTTGCCCTGCAGCAGCTCGACCATCTCCATGATCCCGCCTCCGCTCTCCACGATCAGCCGGCCGTCCATGAATGCTTCGGCCGCGCCCAGCCGCATGTCCATCACGATGTCGCGCGGGACCTTCCTGTCGGTGAAACGGATCCCGACCTCGGGCATGATGCCGTCGGGCGTGCCGAAGGAACGGGTCGAACCGTCGGAATAGGCCACGGTCAGCCGCCCGCGTTTGACCGCCTTGGCAAGCAGGGTTTCAAGAAGACGCTTGGCGCCGGGCATGGACGGGTTCTCCTGAACGGACGCCATGCTGCGGATGGCGGGGGAAATTGCAGAATATGCCCTGTTCGCAGCGGTTCAAGGCGCGAGGCGGCTTTTCCCCGTCAGCCGCGGGCATCGCTTTCGCCGCGGGCCATGAACAGCACGTCGCGCGGCTGCGACAGCAGGTGCTGGCCCGAATCGACGCAGATCGTCTCTCCGCTGGCCAGATGTCCTTCGGCCAGGAAAACCGCCGCGTCGGCCAGTTCCTCGGGCTGGGTCAGCCGTTGCAGCAGGTTCATGCGGCCGCTGGTCTGGTGCTCGTCCGCCTGCTGGTCGTGGCTGGGCAGCATCGCGCCCGGCGCCAGGCCGTATATCCGGTCGTCCCCGCCGTCATGCGCCATTGCCAGCATGCGCGTCGCCATGCCCAGCGCGGCCTTGGACATTGAATAGGAGAAGAAGTCGGGATTGGGGTTCCACAATTTCTGGTCCAGCACATTGACCACGCGCCGCCCGCCCGGTGCCTGCGCCTTTGCCAGAAAGGCCTGCGCCAGCAGCACCGGACCGGCCGCATTGGTCCGCATCGCGCGTGTGAAGATCGCGGGATCGACGCGCGCCGCATCGTCATGTTCGAAAACCGAGGCGCTGTTCACCAAGGCGCGCCAGTCGGAAAGCCGCGCGGCCAACTGGCCGATCATCGCTTCCGCCGCGCCGTCATCCGACAGGTCGGCCTGGACAGTCTCGGCGCTGGGCAGGGATGCGGCCAGCGCCTTGGCCGCGTCGGCGGAACCGCGATAATGGATCACGACATGCCAGCCGTCTTCGGAAAAGCGCCGGGCCATGCAGGCGCCCAGGCGCCTGGCGGCTCCGGTAATCAGGACGGCAGGTTTGGTCATGCCGGGCAACTAGCCATGATTGGCGGGGATTTGAAAGAGCCGATGCAAAAAGGGCCGGGAAGTCTGCACTTCCCGGCCCCGATCGCGCCGAATGGCTGTCAGCGGCAGCGTGCGTCGCCGCGATCGATCGCGCGGCCGATCAGCGCGCCCGCGGCAGCACCGAGCACGGTGCCGGTGGTGCGGTCGCGCCCGCCGTCGATCTCACGCCCCAGCAGGGCACCGCCGGCGGCACCGATGATCAGCCCGGTGGTGCCGTCGTCGCGCTTGCAGTGATAGCGGCCATCGTCCCCGCGCCAGTACCGATCACCCGAGTTCATGCGGCGCGGTTCGTGATAATGGCGGTCCTTGGCGCGCTTGCCATAGGCAGGTGCCCACGGCGGCGGGTCGGCAGCGGCAGGAGCAGCCGGGATCGCCACAGCGGCGGCCAGTACGGTTCCGATCAAGGCCATTCTCATCTATTCGTCCCTTTCCTCATCTGTTCGCCGCGAGACCCGCGACCTTTGCATGCAGCATGCTTCAGGAACGCCGAACGCTGGATGAACAAAGCTGTTATCATCGGTTATGACGTTTGAATGGTTTCCGCCTGACGATGAACTGCAGTTAACCCGTTGATAACCATAAGCAATCAACCGGGCAGCAGGATAAGGAACCAACCATTTGGCCCCGTTACAGCTTGGCGATCTGTTCCTTCGCGGCGGCCATAGCCTTTTCGCGGCCACCGGGCATGCCGACGCCTTCGGCCCGGATGATCGTGATGTCGGTCACGCCGATGAAGTTGAAGAAGGTCTTCAGCAGGCCTTCCTGATAATCGGCGGGGCTGTCGTCGCCATAGCTGCCGCCGCGGCCCGATGCGACGATGATGCGGTGCCCGTCGACCAGACCCTCGGGCCCGTCTTCCGAATAGCGGAAGGTGACGCGCGGCACGCCCAGCCGGTCGATCCACGACTTGAGCGCCGAGGGAATCGTGAAATTATACATCGGCGCACCGATCACCACGACATCGGCGGACAGGAATTCGTCCAGGATGGCCTTTTCGGGCGGAGCGGCGGCCTTCATGTCGTCGGTCCAGTCATCCTCGCCCATGCGGATCGCGCCGGTGGTGATGGGGTTGAGGTGGGCCAGCGGCTCGACACCCAGGTCGCGGGTGACGACTTCGGCATCGGGATTATCGGCTTTCAGCTTTTCCATGATCAGGCCGGTCATCTCGCGCGTGACGGAACTTGCGCCTGTGGTGCTGGAATCAATTCTCAGGATTTTCATGTGACAACTCCGGTATCAAACGATAACTACCGCCATATGGAGATTACCCGGCCCCGCCTGCAAGAAGGCACAGAACCGTTCGCTAGGCACACCGGTGTGACCGGGGGCCGCGACGGCGAAGGCGATGCCGTGCCGGGCCATTCGCCCGCCGCATGCCCCGCCGTGACCGAGGTGTTGTCCCGCGTCGGCGACAAATGGTCGATGCAGGTCGTGATGCAGCTTGGCTATGGATCGATGCGCTTCAACCAGCTGAGGCGCGAGATAGACGGCATTTCGCAGCGCATGCTGACCCGCACGCTTCGCGGGCTGGAACGGGACGGCCTGGTAAGCCGCACGGTAACACCCAGCGTGCCGCCGCGCGTCGATTACGCGCTGACGGCGCTGGGCGAATCGCTGCGCGAGCCGGTCAGCCGACTGGGCGACTGGGCGGTGGCGAACAGGGACACCGTGGCCGAAGCGCGCGCCGCCTATGATTTGCGCGAAGAGGGTTAGAGGAACTTTTTGTAGCCGACATGGCTGGGCGCGAATCCCAGCCCTTCGTAAAAGCTGTGCGCGCCGGCGCGGCGCCGGTCGCTGGTCAACTGCACGAAGGCGCAGCCCTGTTCGCGGCAGTGATCCATCGCCCAGCGGATCATCGCCGCGCCATGACCCTGTCCGCGCAGGCTTTCGGCGATATGCACCGATTCAAATTGCCCGCGCACCGCGCCCAGGCGCCCGATGCCGGGCAGGATGGTGATCTGCATCGTGCCGACGATATCGCCGTCCAGTTCGGCCACTACCAGCGTCTGCCGGGGATCTGCGTCTACCGCCTCGAACCCGGCGACATAGCGCGGATCCAGCGGCTCGCCGCCAATCTCGCGCGAGCGGCCCAGCACGTCGTCGGCCAGCAGCATCACGATCGCGGGAAGATCGTCGCGCGTGGCGCGTCGGAAGGAAATGCTCACCCCAGTGCCGCCTGTTTCTCGGCCTCGATGCGGTCGAGTTCGGCGCGGCTCTTCTTTTCCGCCGCCGTCTTCAGCTGCCCGCAGGCCGCGTCGATATCGCGCCCGCGCGGGGTGCGGACGGGGGCGCTGATGCCGCCCTCGAACACGATGTTCGAAAAGGCGCGGATCCGTTCGGGCGTCGAACATTCATAGGGTGCGCCGGGCCAGGGGTTGAACGGGATCAGGTTCACCTTTGCGGGCAGGTCATACTTTCGCAGAAGTCGGACAAGCTCGCGCGCATCCTCGTCGCTGTCGTTCCGGTCCTTCAGCATCACATATTCGAAGGTGATGCGCCGCGCATTCGACGCGCCGGGATAGTCGGCGCAGGCCTGCAGCAATTCCTCGATCCCGTATTTCCGGTTGATCGGCACGATCTCGTCGCGCACGTCCTTGCTGACCGCGTGCAGCGACACGGCCAGGTTGACGCCGATCTCCTGCCCGCAGCGCTCCATCATCGGGACGACGCCGCTGGTCGACAGGGTGATGCGCCGCTTGGACAGCGCAAGTCCTTCGCCGTCCATCACGATGGACAGCGCGTCGCGCACATTGTCGAAATTATACAGCGGCTCGCCCATGCCCATCATGACGATATTGGTCAGCAGCCGCCCGTCGGCCGTATAGTCGCTCTCGCTCTCGTCCCCCAGGTCATCCATGCGCCGCGCAGGTTCGTTTCCGCGGGGCCATTCGCCCAGGGCATCGCGCGCCAGCATCACCTGTCCCACGATCTCGCCCGGCGTCAGGTTGCGGACCAGCCGCATCGTCCCGGTATGGCAGAACCGGCAATTCAGCGTGCACCCCACCTGGCTCGACACGCATAGCGTGCCGCGATCCGCGTCGGGGATGAACACCATTTCGTAGTCATGGTTGTCGGCGGTGCGCAGCAGCCATTTGCGGGTGCCGTCGCTGGAATGCTGGGCCTCCACGATTTCGGGCCGGGCGATGACGAAGCGTTCCGCCAGCCACGGGCGCATGGTCTTGGCGATGTCGGTCATCGCCTCGAACTCGGACACACCGCGGTGATAGATCCAGTGCCAGACCTGCTTGGCGCGCAGCCTGGCCTGCTTCTTGTCCAGGCCCGCATCCTCGAACAGATCGGCGATCTGCTTCCTGGGCAGGCCGAGCAGGTCGAGGCGGCCATCCTCGCGCGCGGTGATCGGGCGGGGGACGGGCACGGGGTCGATATGGCCCGGGATGGGCATGTTGGCTGGCACTACTGTCATGATGCGCTTCCATATAGTCCACGCCAAGCGCTTGCGCCAGTGGGACCGACGCCCCCGAACGACTTCATACATCTTCGGGCGCACGCGAATTCGCATCTGCGGGAAAAGTTCCGTATCGCGTTGTATCTTATGGCGTTTGCCGCAAAATCCGCACCGCTCCCCGGCAGACTGTGTGAAATATGAGACAAGTTGACTTGTTGTCTTATGTTCATGAAACGCAACATTGTGTCCGAGCATTCTCCCGGTCCATGCCCCGTGAAAGGGGCAATGAGGGAAAAGACTGGAGTACTTATGAAAAAGCTGATTTCCATGGCCGCCGCAGGGACCGCTGCCGCCGCCGTCGCCATGCCGGCCCACGCGCAGATGAACGACTACGACTTCTCGGGTCCGCGCGTCGAGGCGATCATTGGCTACGACATCACCACCGCCGGGTCGGATTCCGACAACGACATCAACGACCAGGACGATGAAAGCATCGACGGCCTGCTCTATGGTGTCGGCCTTGGCTACGACATCGACATGGGCAGCACCGTGCTGGGCGTCGAGGGCGAGTATACCGATTCGACCGCGAAGACCGAATTCAGCGACGGCCGCGATTTCGAAGGCTTCGGCCTTGGCCGCGTCGACACTGGCCGCGACCTCTACATCGGCGCGCGCGCCGGCTACAAGGTCCAGCCCGACCTGCTCGCCTATGTGAAGGCGGGTTACACCAACGCGCGCTTCAACGTGCTGGCGCGCGACGGCGAAAGCGAGCTGAAGGACAATATCGACACCGATGGCTATCGCCTTGGTGCCGGCCTTGAATATGCGATGTCGCCGAACAGCTTCGCCAAGTTCGAATATCGCTATTCGAAATATGGTGAGGCCGAGTTCGACTACGGCAACGATATCGAAAGCGACCGCTTCGACATCGACACCGATCGTCACCAGATCGTCGGCTCGGTCGGCTATCGCTTCTAGGCTTTAGTCGGTTCGAGAAAGGGCGGGGCCGGGCAACCGGTTCCGCCTTTTTCGTATTCAGCGCGCGCAGGTGACCAGCGCCGCGTCGATGGCCGTCGGCGCGCCGGTCAGGTCATAGATGTCGCGGAAATAGCGCGAACGCTGGTCGCGGCCATGCACCACCATCGTATCGGCTTCGCGCAGTGCGGCGATGATCGCCCTGCTGCCGCCGGTGGAGACATCGCGGCTGGTCGCGGTGGCGCCCTGTCCCGCCAGGCGAAAACGCCGACTGCCGATCTGCAGGGTCACCGCGCTGCCCGTGCGGATAACGCGCGACAGCCTGACCTGCAGCGCGGGCGCGTCCGGGGCGAGCGAGATCGAGGCGAACGGCTGCAATTCGCGCGCGGCGCTCGACGGCTGGGCCTCTGCGATCGCATAGCAGCGGCGGCCATCCTGGAACGCGCCCCAGCCCGCATGGACCGAGATCGCCTGCGGCGCGGCCATGGCGGGCGCAGCCAGCAGGGCCACAGGCAGCAGGGCCACGGCCAGCAGCGCGAAACGCCTAGCCATAGGCGATCCCGACCACTTCCCATTCCTTGTCGCCCGCGGGCAGGCGCACGGTCCGCAGATCGCCCGGCGATGCGCCGCGCAAGGCCCGGGCGAGGGGGCTGCCCCAGCCGATCCGGTTGGCGCCCGCATCCGCCTCGTCGTCGCCGACGATGGTCAGGGTGCGATGTTCGTCGTCCTCGTCCGCGATGGTGACGGTGGCACCGAAATAGACCCGCTCCTTGTCGGGCTGCTCCGCCGGATCGACCACGCGCGCGGCCTTCATCCTGCGGGCGAGGCGGGACAGCTCGCGGTCGATCTCGCGCAGTTTCTTGCGGCCATAGATATAGTCGCCGTTCTCGCTGCGGTCGCCGTTGCCCGCAGCCCAGCTGATGATCTCGACGATTTCGGGCCGGTCCTTGCCCAACAGCACGTCATAGCGTGCGCGCATCGCGGCAAAGCCCTGCGGCGTGACGGGGTTTCCGGTCGGTTTCATGCACCGTGACTAGCGCGGGCCGGATGACGAAGTCACCCGGCCCGCGAAATTATCGATGGGAAATGCAATCAGCGACCCGGCTGCTTGCCCATGTAATAGCTCAGCGGATAATCGCCGCTGCGCTTGCCCGCATCGGGATAGAGCGCGTCGTAATAGGCGGCATTCTCCAGCACGCGCGCGACATAGCGGCGGGTCTCGCTGAACGGGATCGCCTCGATCCATTCGACCCAGCCGATCTGGCCGGTGCGCGGATCGCCATTGGCGCGCAGCCATTTGCCGACATTGCCCGGTCCCGCGTTATATGCCGCGATAGCCAGCGGATAGGATCCGCCGAACACGTCCATCATGCGCGAGAAATAGCCGGAGCCGAGCCGGATATTGTACTGCGGATCCGAGATCAGCGATCCCGAATTATAGCTCAGATACATCTTGCCCGCTTGTTCCTGCGCAGTGCCGGGCATCAGCTGCATCAACCCGCGCGCACCCGCGTGGCTGACCGCATCGGTGGCGAACTGGCTTTCCTGCCGCGCGATCGCGTGGATCATCGTCCAGTCGCCGCCCGCCGGAACGTCGATCCGGGGGAAGCCATAGGGCGAGAAGCCATATACCTGCTTGGTCGAAGCCTCGCGCCCGGCGATGACGGCCAGGTCGCGGCGCCCGGTCTCATACGCCAGCTCGGCGATCAGTGCATATTCCTCGGGCGTTTCGGCCTGGCGGCCAAGTTCCTTGAAGAAGGCGACGCCGGTGCGCCAGTCACCGGTGCGCCCGACCTCGCGCACGGCTTGCACCAGTGGGCGGCGCTGGAACTCGGCCCGCTGCTCGGCAGTGGGAGAGCCGAGCCTGCCTGCCGGGATCTTCAGCGGACGGCCCAGTCTTTCGAGCGCCATCTGGCCATAGAACTGGTCGGGATAGGCGGCGGCCTTCTCGAACTCGGCGCGCGAGAAATCGGCCATGCCGGCCTTTTGCGCGGCAACCCCGGCGAAGTAAAAGCCCTTGGTGCGGGCAGGCGCGGTCAGCTGCGACGCGCCATAGGTGGCGAACATGCGCGCCGCGCTGGCATTGTCGCCGCGCCGCATCGCCGCATCGCCGACATTGTAGAACAGCTTCTCGTACTCGTCGCGGATCGGGCCGGACAGTTTGGACACGTCGGTGCCCGGCGCGAATGCCGCGTCGGCGCGCTGCGCGATGCGGACCGCGCTGCCGATGTCACCGCTCTCAAGCGCGGAATCGGCCTGGTATCGCATCTCGCGCACGAACAGCAGCGGATCGCCGGGAAGCTGGGAAAGCGCAGGCGAATTCACGATGAACGACCGCGCCGCCGCCTGCTGGCCCGAGGTCCGCAGCTGGCGGGCTCGGTTGAAGATCCAGCCCGCATCGCCCGCCGCCGCGGCAGGCACCTGCAGGCCAAGGGCGGTCGGATCGCTGCCTTGCGCCGCGGCAAGCCGCGCCATCATCAAGCTGCGTTCCGGGCCGGTGATATAGCGCATCTGGCGCGCGGCGGCCTCACCCTCGTTCTGCCAGAGCAGCTCGTCCACGCGCGCGACGTGATCGGCCATGGTGAAGGCCCCGCCGAACATCGCGGACAGCGAAGCCTCCGCCGTGGGCGACATCGCGCCCGCGCGCCACGCGCGGCGTGCCGCATCGATGGCCTGCGGGCGCCCCATCGCGCGCAAGGCTAGCGCATATTGCGCCTGGCCCTGTCCCGTCAGTGGCGGATGCGTGTCGAAAAACGTCACCAGCCGCGCCGCATCGACATATTCGCCGTCGAGCCGTCCCTCGGCCTTTTCCTGCAGGCTCTCCTGGTCGGGGAGGCCGGGATATTGCGTGATGAAGTTCGAAACCTCGGTGAAACTGGGGTTAGGCTGCTGCTTCAGCTGCTGCCAGCGCGTGACCGCATAGGCCATCGGGCCGGGCCGCACCGCAAGATGCCGCGCGCGGGCCCTTTCCCAGTCGCCGGGCTTCCACTGGATGGTGCCGAAGCTTTGCGGAGACTGCTGCTGGACAGCGGTGTTTTCCTCTGCGCAGGCGGGCGATGCGGTCAGCGCGAGCAAGGCAAGCGGTGCGGCCCCTGCACGAAGCCGCGGAAAAAGGCGAGAAATGCGTTGGGTGTCCATGCTGGACATAGTAGGGGGTCCCTCCTTATCAGCGAATGAACGGCAGGATTGGCAAATCGATCCCGCCTAAGCGCGGGAAGTCCCGCCAGCAAGATACTGTATTCAGGAGCGTTTCCAAAAATGTTCTCGGGTTCGATTCCGGCACTGGTCACCCCCTTCGCGGACGGCGCGGTCGACGAGGCCGCGTTCCGCCGCTTGATCGACTGGCAGATCGAGAGCGGATCCTCCGCGCTGGTCCCCTGCGGCACCACGGGCGAGGCGTCCACCCTCTCTGTCGACGAGCATCACCGCGTGGTCCAGATCTGCGTGGAACAGGCGGCGGGCCGCGTGCCGGTTATAGCGGGTTGCGGATCGAACGACACGGCCACCGCACTTATGCACATGGAGCACGCGGCTCGATACGGCGCGGATGCGGCACTGGTCGTCGCGCCCTATTACAACCGGCCCAGCCAGGCCGGGCTGATCGCGCATTTCTCGCACCTGGCGAAGCATTCGGACCTGCCGATCGTGCTTTATAACGTGCCCGGCCGGACGGTCACCGACATAGAGCCCGAGACCGTGTGCGACCTGGTCAATCTGTTTCCCGACCGGATCGTCGGCATCAAGGACGCCAGTGGCGATCTGTCGCGCGTGGTCGATCACCGCATGGGCATCGGGCGCAGCTTCTGCCAGCTTTCGGGCGACGACGAATTGTCGCTGCCCGCCAATGCGGCTGGCGCGGCGGGCTGTATCTCGGTCACCGCGAATGTCGCGCCCAAGCTGTGCGCGGAATTCCAGCAGGCCTGCGTCGACAACG
It includes:
- a CDS encoding FMN-dependent NADH-azoreductase; amino-acid sequence: MKILRIDSSTTGASSVTREMTGLIMEKLKADNPDAEVVTRDLGVEPLAHLNPITTGAIRMGEDDWTDDMKAAAPPEKAILDEFLSADVVVIGAPMYNFTIPSALKSWIDRLGVPRVTFRYSEDGPEGLVDGHRIIVASGRGGSYGDDSPADYQEGLLKTFFNFIGVTDITIIRAEGVGMPGGREKAMAAAKEQIAKL
- a CDS encoding SDR family oxidoreductase, which codes for MTKPAVLITGAARRLGACMARRFSEDGWHVVIHYRGSADAAKALAASLPSAETVQADLSDDGAAEAMIGQLAARLSDWRALVNSASVFEHDDAARVDPAIFTRAMRTNAAGPVLLAQAFLAKAQAPGGRRVVNVLDQKLWNPNPDFFSYSMSKAALGMATRMLAMAHDGGDDRIYGLAPGAMLPSHDQQADEHQTSGRMNLLQRLTQPEELADAAVFLAEGHLASGETICVDSGQHLLSQPRDVLFMARGESDARG
- a CDS encoding GNAT family N-acetyltransferase, translating into MSISFRRATRDDLPAIVMLLADDVLGRSREIGGEPLDPRYVAGFEAVDADPRQTLVVAELDGDIVGTMQITILPGIGRLGAVRGQFESVHIAESLRGQGHGAAMIRWAMDHCREQGCAFVQLTSDRRRAGAHSFYEGLGFAPSHVGYKKFL
- a CDS encoding GreA/GreB family elongation factor, whose translation is MKPTGNPVTPQGFAAMRARYDVLLGKDRPEIVEIISWAAGNGDRSENGDYIYGRKKLREIDRELSRLARRMKAARVVDPAEQPDKERVYFGATVTIADEDDEHRTLTIVGDDEADAGANRIGWGSPLARALRGASPGDLRTVRLPAGDKEWEVVGIAYG
- a CDS encoding argininosuccinate synthase, which translates into the protein MTDKSDIKKVVLAYSGGLDTSVILKWLQVTYDCEVVTFTADLGQGEELEPARHKAKLMGLPDENIYIDDLREEFVRDFVFPMMRANARYEGDYLLGTSIARPLISKRLIEIARETGADAIAHGATGKGNDQVRFELSAYALDPDIRVIAPWREWDLTSRTALIAWAESHQIPVPKDKRGESPFSVDANLLHTSSEGKVLEDPWEETPDYVYSRTVDPEDAPDKPEYVEIGFEKGDGVSLNGEAMSPATLLTALNELGRKHGIGRLDLVENRFVGMKSRGMYETPGGTIYAAAHRGIEQITLDRGAAHLKDELMPKYAELIYNGFWFAPEREMLQAAIDLSQQKVTGTVRLKLYKGGVHLVGRKSPLSLYSEKHVTFEDDAGAYDQKDAAGFIHLNALRLKLLAKQGG
- a CDS encoding lytic transglycosylase domain-containing protein produces the protein MLALTASPACAEENTAVQQQSPQSFGTIQWKPGDWERARARHLAVRPGPMAYAVTRWQQLKQQPNPSFTEVSNFITQYPGLPDQESLQEKAEGRLDGEYVDAARLVTFFDTHPPLTGQGQAQYALALRAMGRPQAIDAARRAWRAGAMSPTAEASLSAMFGGAFTMADHVARVDELLWQNEGEAAARQMRYITGPERSLMMARLAAAQGSDPTALGLQVPAAAAGDAGWIFNRARQLRTSGQQAAARSFIVNSPALSQLPGDPLLFVREMRYQADSALESGDIGSAVRIAQRADAAFAPGTDVSKLSGPIRDEYEKLFYNVGDAAMRRGDNASAARMFATYGASQLTAPARTKGFYFAGVAAQKAGMADFSRAEFEKAAAYPDQFYGQMALERLGRPLKIPAGRLGSPTAEQRAEFQRRPLVQAVREVGRTGDWRTGVAFFKELGRQAETPEEYALIAELAYETGRRDLAVIAGREASTKQVYGFSPYGFPRIDVPAGGDWTMIHAIARQESQFATDAVSHAGARGLMQLMPGTAQEQAGKMYLSYNSGSLISDPQYNIRLGSGYFSRMMDVFGGSYPLAIAAYNAGPGNVGKWLRANGDPRTGQIGWVEWIEAIPFSETRRYVARVLENAAYYDALYPDAGKRSGDYPLSYYMGKQPGR
- a CDS encoding outer membrane protein encodes the protein MKKLISMAAAGTAAAAVAMPAHAQMNDYDFSGPRVEAIIGYDITTAGSDSDNDINDQDDESIDGLLYGVGLGYDIDMGSTVLGVEGEYTDSTAKTEFSDGRDFEGFGLGRVDTGRDLYIGARAGYKVQPDLLAYVKAGYTNARFNVLARDGESELKDNIDTDGYRLGAGLEYAMSPNSFAKFEYRYSKYGEAEFDYGNDIESDRFDIDTDRHQIVGSVGYRF
- a CDS encoding helix-turn-helix domain-containing protein — its product is MTGGRDGEGDAVPGHSPAACPAVTEVLSRVGDKWSMQVVMQLGYGSMRFNQLRREIDGISQRMLTRTLRGLERDGLVSRTVTPSVPPRVDYALTALGESLREPVSRLGDWAVANRDTVAEARAAYDLREEG
- a CDS encoding SAM-dependent methyltransferase, yielding MPGAKRLLETLLAKAVKRGRLTVAYSDGSTRSFGTPDGIMPEVGIRFTDRKVPRDIVMDMRLGAAEAFMDGRLIVESGGGIMEMVELLQGNNHWDAGQRISPPRFRRRMADRLKFIATQFNKATSSKANVAHHYDIGNDLYRLMLDAPHMQYSCAYWPREGMTLEEAQTEKLAHIAAKLDLKPGQQVLDIGCGWGGMAIFLARHADVKVLGITLSEEQLALARQRAEAAGVADRVTFRLVDYRDLAAEGATFDRIVSVGMFEHVGQPQFETYFRCCARLMKEDGVALIHTIGRMGKPGTTDAFTRKYIFPGGYIPALSETVAASEKVRLIASDVETLRLHYALTLREWYRRCLDHRDEIVAMYDERFFRMWTFYLSGATAAFESGGMCNFQIQYVRSRHALPMHRDYMAEAERSIMADENAPVRKTALSSA
- the rlmN gene encoding 23S rRNA (adenine(2503)-C(2))-methyltransferase RlmN; this encodes MTVVPANMPIPGHIDPVPVPRPITAREDGRLDLLGLPRKQIADLFEDAGLDKKQARLRAKQVWHWIYHRGVSEFEAMTDIAKTMRPWLAERFVIARPEIVEAQHSSDGTRKWLLRTADNHDYEMVFIPDADRGTLCVSSQVGCTLNCRFCHTGTMRLVRNLTPGEIVGQVMLARDALGEWPRGNEPARRMDDLGDESESDYTADGRLLTNIVMMGMGEPLYNFDNVRDALSIVMDGEGLALSKRRITLSTSGVVPMMERCGQEIGVNLAVSLHAVSKDVRDEIVPINRKYGIEELLQACADYPGASNARRITFEYVMLKDRNDSDEDARELVRLLRKYDLPAKVNLIPFNPWPGAPYECSTPERIRAFSNIVFEGGISAPVRTPRGRDIDAACGQLKTAAEKKSRAELDRIEAEKQAALG
- a CDS encoding glycine zipper 2TM domain-containing protein → MRMALIGTVLAAAVAIPAAPAAADPPPWAPAYGKRAKDRHYHEPRRMNSGDRYWRGDDGRYHCKRDDGTTGLIIGAAGGALLGREIDGGRDRTTGTVLGAAAGALIGRAIDRGDARCR